One window of Pieris rapae chromosome 14, ilPieRapa1.1, whole genome shotgun sequence genomic DNA carries:
- the LOC110999218 gene encoding putative polypeptide N-acetylgalactosaminyltransferase 9 isoform X2: MKYSMFFLRRRTLILKAVLILTALWFMVALLTTNGATRNAIGAAPMEYEDPEAKPLKMAKPTSTKRKSESYGNNLSDARTRVDWIGRIAGIEGLGVIAAPGSDNAPGELGKPVILPKNMSEEAKTAVSEGWKKNAFNQYVSDLISIRRKLPDPRDEWCKQPGRYLEDLPQTSVVICFHNEAWSVLLRTVHSVIDRSPPHLIKEIVLVDDFSDMPHLMQQLDDYMSALPKVRIVRATRREGLIRARLLGARYVTAPVLTYLDSHCECTEGWLEPLLDRIARNKTTVVCPVIDVIDDNTLEYHYRDSSSVNVGGFDWNLQFNWHPVPAKERSRHKHTAEPVWSPTMAGGLFAIDKEFFERLGTYDSGFDIWGGENLELSFKTWMCGGTLEIVPCSHVGHIFRKRSPYKWRTGVNVLKKNSVRLAEVWLDDYAKYYYQRVGNDKGDYGDISSRLALRENLGCKSFEWYLKNIYPELFIPGESVAHGEIGNSGSDMCLDSAAGPEDMKKTVNLWPCHGEYGNQYWMYSKNGEIRRDETCLDYSGHDVVLYPCHGAKGNQLWLYDPNTKLLKHGSSEKCMAINKNKDKIVMESCKDGESRQMWNMENFNPDRLSPELMGE, translated from the exons ATGAAGTACAGTATGTTTTTCTTACGGAGAAGGACTCTGATCCTGAAGGCTGTATTAATACTGACTGCGCTGTGGTTCATGGTAGCGCTGTTGACAACGAATGGCGCCACCAGGAATGCGATAGGCGCTGCGCCCATGGAGTACGAGGATCCGGAAGCCAAACCGTTGAAAATGGCGAAGCCGACATCAACCAAGAGAAAAAGCGAATCATATGGAAATAATCTCTCTGATG CACGAACTCGGGTCGATTGGATCGGTCGCATCGCAGGCATCGAAG gaTTAGGCGTGATTGCCGCGCCAGGCTCGGATAACGCACCCGGCGAGCTCGGGAAACCAGTTATATTACCTAAAAACATGAGCGAAGAGGCGAAGACCGCGGTCTCCGAGGGATGGAAAAAGAATGCGTTCAATCAGTACGTGAGTGACCTGATATCGATTAGGCGGAAACTACCCGACCCGAGGGATGAGTG GTGTAAGCAACCGGGTCGTTATCTAGAGGATCTGCCGCAGACGTCTGTAGTGATATGCTTCCACAACGAAGCCTGGTCTGTGCTTCTAAGGACCGTGCATTCAGTCATCGACCGCTCGCCTCCGCACTTAATAAAGGAGATAGTACTCGTAGACGATTTCTCCGATATGC CACACCTAATGCAACAACTAGATGACTATATGTCAGCGTTGCCCAAAGTGCGTATAGTGCGAGCGACGAGGAGGGAGGGTTTAATTCGGGCGAGACTGCTTGGCGCCCGATACGTAACTGCACCCGTCCTTACATACCTGGACAGTCATTGTGAATGTACAGAAG GTTGGTTGGAGCCTTTACTCGATAGGATTGCTCGTAACAAGACAACTGTGGTCTGTCCTGTAATTGACGTTATCGACGACAACACACTCGAATATCACTACAGAGACTCGTCGTCTGTCAATGTCGGCGGTTTCGACTGGAATCTCCAGTTCAATTGGCACCCGGTGCCCGCTAAAGAGAGATCGAGACACAAACACACAGCAGAACCTGTCTGGTCCCCGACCATGGCAGGAGGCCTGTTCGCGATTGACAAAGAGTTTTTCGAACGACTCGGAACCTATGACAGCGGTTTCGATATATGGGGTGGAGAGAATTTAGAACTGTCTTTCAAAACTTGGATGTGCGGCGGAACTTTGGAAATCGTTCCATGCTCGCACGTAGGTCATATATTCAGAAAACGATCGCCGTATAAATGGCGAACGGGCGTTAATGTGCTCAAAAAGAATTCTGTTAGGTTGGCTGAG GTATGGCTAGACGACTACGCTAAGTATTACTATCAACGAGTAGGTAACGACAAAGGTGATTATGGTGACATTAGCAGCCGATTAGCGCTACGAGAAAATCTCGGATGTAAATCGTTTGAGTGGTATTTGAAGAATATATACCCCGAACTATTTATTCCCGGCGAATCTGTGGCGCATGGAGag ATCGGGAATTCCGGCTCGGATATGTGCCTCGACTCGGCCGCTGGACCGGAAGATATGAAAAAGACCGTTAACCTCTGGCCCTGTCATGGAGAATACGGGAATCAG TACTGGATGTATTCGAAGAACGGTGAAATACGTCGTGACGAAACCTGCCTCGACTATTCGGGACATGATGTTGTCCTCTATCCGTGTCACGGTGCCAAGGGCAACCAATTATGGCTGTACGACCCCAAC ACAAAGTTACTAAAACACGGCTCGAGTGAGAAGTGCATGGCGATTAACAagaataaagacaaaattgtGATGGAGTCATGTAAAGACGGTGAGTCGCGACAAATGTGGAACATGGAGAACTTCAACCCGGACAGACTCAGTCCAGAACTCATGGGCGAGTAG
- the LOC110999218 gene encoding putative polypeptide N-acetylgalactosaminyltransferase 9 isoform X1 gives MKYSMFFLRRRTLILKAVLILTALWFMVALLTTNGATRNAIGAAPMEYEDPEAKPLKMAKPTSTKRKSESYGNNLSDARTRVDWIGRIAGIEGLGVIAAPGSDNAPGELGKPVILPKNMSEEAKTAVSEGWKKNAFNQYVSDLISIRRKLPDPRDEWCKQPGRYLEDLPQTSVVICFHNEAWSVLLRTVHSVIDRSPPHLIKEIVLVDDFSDMPHLMQQLDDYMSALPKVRIVRATRREGLIRARLLGARYVTAPVLTYLDSHCECTEGWLEPLLDRIARNKTTVVCPVIDVIDDNTLEYHYRDSSSVNVGGFDWNLQFNWHPVPAKERSRHKHTAEPVWSPTMAGGLFAIDKEFFERLGTYDSGFDIWGGENLELSFKTWMCGGTLEIVPCSHVGHIFRKRSPYKWRTGVNVLKKNSVRLAEVWLDDYAKYYYQRVGNDKGDYGDISSRLALRENLGCKSFEWYLKNIYPELFIPGESVAHGEIRNVAFQKTCLDSPTRKSDHHKPVGIYPCHRQGGNQYWMYSKNGEIRRDETCLDYSGHDVVLYPCHGAKGNQLWLYDPNTKLLKHGSSEKCMAINKNKDKIVMESCKDGESRQMWNMENFNPDRLSPELMGE, from the exons ATGAAGTACAGTATGTTTTTCTTACGGAGAAGGACTCTGATCCTGAAGGCTGTATTAATACTGACTGCGCTGTGGTTCATGGTAGCGCTGTTGACAACGAATGGCGCCACCAGGAATGCGATAGGCGCTGCGCCCATGGAGTACGAGGATCCGGAAGCCAAACCGTTGAAAATGGCGAAGCCGACATCAACCAAGAGAAAAAGCGAATCATATGGAAATAATCTCTCTGATG CACGAACTCGGGTCGATTGGATCGGTCGCATCGCAGGCATCGAAG gaTTAGGCGTGATTGCCGCGCCAGGCTCGGATAACGCACCCGGCGAGCTCGGGAAACCAGTTATATTACCTAAAAACATGAGCGAAGAGGCGAAGACCGCGGTCTCCGAGGGATGGAAAAAGAATGCGTTCAATCAGTACGTGAGTGACCTGATATCGATTAGGCGGAAACTACCCGACCCGAGGGATGAGTG GTGTAAGCAACCGGGTCGTTATCTAGAGGATCTGCCGCAGACGTCTGTAGTGATATGCTTCCACAACGAAGCCTGGTCTGTGCTTCTAAGGACCGTGCATTCAGTCATCGACCGCTCGCCTCCGCACTTAATAAAGGAGATAGTACTCGTAGACGATTTCTCCGATATGC CACACCTAATGCAACAACTAGATGACTATATGTCAGCGTTGCCCAAAGTGCGTATAGTGCGAGCGACGAGGAGGGAGGGTTTAATTCGGGCGAGACTGCTTGGCGCCCGATACGTAACTGCACCCGTCCTTACATACCTGGACAGTCATTGTGAATGTACAGAAG GTTGGTTGGAGCCTTTACTCGATAGGATTGCTCGTAACAAGACAACTGTGGTCTGTCCTGTAATTGACGTTATCGACGACAACACACTCGAATATCACTACAGAGACTCGTCGTCTGTCAATGTCGGCGGTTTCGACTGGAATCTCCAGTTCAATTGGCACCCGGTGCCCGCTAAAGAGAGATCGAGACACAAACACACAGCAGAACCTGTCTGGTCCCCGACCATGGCAGGAGGCCTGTTCGCGATTGACAAAGAGTTTTTCGAACGACTCGGAACCTATGACAGCGGTTTCGATATATGGGGTGGAGAGAATTTAGAACTGTCTTTCAAAACTTGGATGTGCGGCGGAACTTTGGAAATCGTTCCATGCTCGCACGTAGGTCATATATTCAGAAAACGATCGCCGTATAAATGGCGAACGGGCGTTAATGTGCTCAAAAAGAATTCTGTTAGGTTGGCTGAG GTATGGCTAGACGACTACGCTAAGTATTACTATCAACGAGTAGGTAACGACAAAGGTGATTATGGTGACATTAGCAGCCGATTAGCGCTACGAGAAAATCTCGGATGTAAATCGTTTGAGTGGTATTTGAAGAATATATACCCCGAACTATTTATTCCCGGCGAATCTGTGGCGCATGGAGag ATACGAAATGTCGCCTTCCAAAAGACTTGTTTGGATTCACCGACGCGCAAGTCAGATCATCATAAACCAGTCGGAATTTATCCGTGTCATCGGCAAGGAGGAAATCAG TACTGGATGTATTCGAAGAACGGTGAAATACGTCGTGACGAAACCTGCCTCGACTATTCGGGACATGATGTTGTCCTCTATCCGTGTCACGGTGCCAAGGGCAACCAATTATGGCTGTACGACCCCAAC ACAAAGTTACTAAAACACGGCTCGAGTGAGAAGTGCATGGCGATTAACAagaataaagacaaaattgtGATGGAGTCATGTAAAGACGGTGAGTCGCGACAAATGTGGAACATGGAGAACTTCAACCCGGACAGACTCAGTCCAGAACTCATGGGCGAGTAG
- the LOC110999218 gene encoding putative polypeptide N-acetylgalactosaminyltransferase 9 isoform X3 yields MKYSMFFLRRRTLILKAVLILTALWFMVALLTTNGATRNAIGAAPMEYEDPEAKPLKMAKPTSTKRKSESYGNNLSDGLGVIAAPGSDNAPGELGKPVILPKNMSEEAKTAVSEGWKKNAFNQYVSDLISIRRKLPDPRDEWCKQPGRYLEDLPQTSVVICFHNEAWSVLLRTVHSVIDRSPPHLIKEIVLVDDFSDMPHLMQQLDDYMSALPKVRIVRATRREGLIRARLLGARYVTAPVLTYLDSHCECTEGWLEPLLDRIARNKTTVVCPVIDVIDDNTLEYHYRDSSSVNVGGFDWNLQFNWHPVPAKERSRHKHTAEPVWSPTMAGGLFAIDKEFFERLGTYDSGFDIWGGENLELSFKTWMCGGTLEIVPCSHVGHIFRKRSPYKWRTGVNVLKKNSVRLAEVWLDDYAKYYYQRVGNDKGDYGDISSRLALRENLGCKSFEWYLKNIYPELFIPGESVAHGEIRNVAFQKTCLDSPTRKSDHHKPVGIYPCHRQGGNQYWMYSKNGEIRRDETCLDYSGHDVVLYPCHGAKGNQLWLYDPNTKLLKHGSSEKCMAINKNKDKIVMESCKDGESRQMWNMENFNPDRLSPELMGE; encoded by the exons ATGAAGTACAGTATGTTTTTCTTACGGAGAAGGACTCTGATCCTGAAGGCTGTATTAATACTGACTGCGCTGTGGTTCATGGTAGCGCTGTTGACAACGAATGGCGCCACCAGGAATGCGATAGGCGCTGCGCCCATGGAGTACGAGGATCCGGAAGCCAAACCGTTGAAAATGGCGAAGCCGACATCAACCAAGAGAAAAAGCGAATCATATGGAAATAATCTCTCTGATG gaTTAGGCGTGATTGCCGCGCCAGGCTCGGATAACGCACCCGGCGAGCTCGGGAAACCAGTTATATTACCTAAAAACATGAGCGAAGAGGCGAAGACCGCGGTCTCCGAGGGATGGAAAAAGAATGCGTTCAATCAGTACGTGAGTGACCTGATATCGATTAGGCGGAAACTACCCGACCCGAGGGATGAGTG GTGTAAGCAACCGGGTCGTTATCTAGAGGATCTGCCGCAGACGTCTGTAGTGATATGCTTCCACAACGAAGCCTGGTCTGTGCTTCTAAGGACCGTGCATTCAGTCATCGACCGCTCGCCTCCGCACTTAATAAAGGAGATAGTACTCGTAGACGATTTCTCCGATATGC CACACCTAATGCAACAACTAGATGACTATATGTCAGCGTTGCCCAAAGTGCGTATAGTGCGAGCGACGAGGAGGGAGGGTTTAATTCGGGCGAGACTGCTTGGCGCCCGATACGTAACTGCACCCGTCCTTACATACCTGGACAGTCATTGTGAATGTACAGAAG GTTGGTTGGAGCCTTTACTCGATAGGATTGCTCGTAACAAGACAACTGTGGTCTGTCCTGTAATTGACGTTATCGACGACAACACACTCGAATATCACTACAGAGACTCGTCGTCTGTCAATGTCGGCGGTTTCGACTGGAATCTCCAGTTCAATTGGCACCCGGTGCCCGCTAAAGAGAGATCGAGACACAAACACACAGCAGAACCTGTCTGGTCCCCGACCATGGCAGGAGGCCTGTTCGCGATTGACAAAGAGTTTTTCGAACGACTCGGAACCTATGACAGCGGTTTCGATATATGGGGTGGAGAGAATTTAGAACTGTCTTTCAAAACTTGGATGTGCGGCGGAACTTTGGAAATCGTTCCATGCTCGCACGTAGGTCATATATTCAGAAAACGATCGCCGTATAAATGGCGAACGGGCGTTAATGTGCTCAAAAAGAATTCTGTTAGGTTGGCTGAG GTATGGCTAGACGACTACGCTAAGTATTACTATCAACGAGTAGGTAACGACAAAGGTGATTATGGTGACATTAGCAGCCGATTAGCGCTACGAGAAAATCTCGGATGTAAATCGTTTGAGTGGTATTTGAAGAATATATACCCCGAACTATTTATTCCCGGCGAATCTGTGGCGCATGGAGag ATACGAAATGTCGCCTTCCAAAAGACTTGTTTGGATTCACCGACGCGCAAGTCAGATCATCATAAACCAGTCGGAATTTATCCGTGTCATCGGCAAGGAGGAAATCAG TACTGGATGTATTCGAAGAACGGTGAAATACGTCGTGACGAAACCTGCCTCGACTATTCGGGACATGATGTTGTCCTCTATCCGTGTCACGGTGCCAAGGGCAACCAATTATGGCTGTACGACCCCAAC ACAAAGTTACTAAAACACGGCTCGAGTGAGAAGTGCATGGCGATTAACAagaataaagacaaaattgtGATGGAGTCATGTAAAGACGGTGAGTCGCGACAAATGTGGAACATGGAGAACTTCAACCCGGACAGACTCAGTCCAGAACTCATGGGCGAGTAG